A region of Beijerinckia sp. 28-YEA-48 DNA encodes the following proteins:
- a CDS encoding nuclear transport factor 2 family protein: protein MTRYACALLITSTFVVVAAPAQAQDADATARNAAIVRQAFDSWVKGGNVFAKLLAPDVTWTIHGSGPVARTYIGLKDFVERASAPLITRLATPLVPEVHDIWAVGDTVIIRFDASATTTSGAPYANQFVWIFRMTNGVVSEAQAFLDLVAYQKVVDNNAPRAD from the coding sequence ATGACTCGATACGCCTGCGCTTTGCTGATCACCTCGACCTTCGTGGTTGTCGCGGCGCCGGCGCAAGCGCAGGATGCAGATGCGACGGCCCGAAACGCAGCGATCGTGCGGCAGGCCTTCGACAGCTGGGTCAAGGGTGGCAATGTCTTTGCCAAACTCCTGGCTCCGGATGTGACCTGGACCATTCACGGTAGCGGCCCTGTGGCGAGGACCTATATCGGCCTCAAGGATTTCGTCGAACGGGCTTCGGCTCCATTGATCACCCGCCTCGCGACGCCGCTGGTTCCAGAGGTCCATGACATTTGGGCCGTCGGCGATACTGTGATCATTCGCTTCGACGCATCGGCCACCACGACCTCGGGCGCGCCTTATGCAAACCAGTTCGTCTGGATCTTTCGGATGACCAACGGTGTCGTGAGCGAGGCGCAGGCCTTCCTCGATCTCGTCGCTTATCAGAAGGTCGTCGACAACAACGCGCCTCGCGCGGATTAA
- a CDS encoding SDR family oxidoreductase codes for MDKVILVTGASGGIGEGIARELAAHGAKVLLGARRGDHIAAIAAEIREGGGTAEARVLDVTDRVSMGDFAQAALDLWNRIDVLVNNAGVMPLSPLSAGKLDEWERMVDVNIKGVLWGIGAVLPVMERQGSGQIINIGSIGALQVVPTAAVYCATKFAVRAISEGLRQESTKIRVTCVNPGVVESDLASTITHAETIAVMDEYRAIALQPNDIARAVRQVIEAPDSVNTTEITIRPTASPQ; via the coding sequence ATGGACAAGGTCATTCTGGTCACCGGCGCCTCGGGCGGGATCGGCGAGGGCATCGCGCGCGAGCTCGCAGCCCATGGCGCAAAGGTCTTGCTGGGCGCGCGTCGAGGCGACCACATCGCAGCCATAGCGGCTGAAATCCGCGAGGGCGGCGGCACAGCGGAAGCCCGCGTGTTGGATGTCACGGATCGGGTCTCCATGGGCGATTTTGCGCAAGCCGCGCTCGATCTCTGGAACCGCATCGACGTTCTGGTGAACAATGCAGGCGTCATGCCCCTGTCGCCGCTTTCCGCCGGAAAGCTGGATGAATGGGAGCGCATGGTCGATGTGAACATCAAGGGCGTGCTCTGGGGCATCGGCGCGGTTCTGCCGGTCATGGAACGCCAAGGCAGCGGGCAGATCATCAATATAGGTTCGATCGGTGCGCTGCAGGTCGTGCCTACTGCGGCTGTCTATTGTGCGACGAAATTCGCCGTGCGCGCCATTTCCGAGGGGCTACGCCAGGAGAGCACGAAGATCCGCGTTACGTGCGTCAATCCCGGCGTCGTCGAAAGCGATCTTGCCTCGACGATTACCCATGCGGAGACGATCGCCGTGATGGACGAATATCGCGCCATCGCACTGCAGCCCAACGATATCGCCCGCGCGGTACGGCAGGTGATCGAGGCGCCCGACAGCGTCAACACGACCGAAATCACGATCCGGCCGACCGCGTCGCCGCAATGA